In a genomic window of Zingiber officinale cultivar Zhangliang chromosome 9B, Zo_v1.1, whole genome shotgun sequence:
- the LOC122022364 gene encoding uncharacterized protein LOC122022364, which yields MASPGDNEHQSKNRKKKAAIGKEIGGRWPLIKPKKDLQINRLKGTNLFTIANFFSSIESKAYVEAAESFGFIHQGSQGPAKGEAFRDNDRMSVTDPLLAEIIWQSGLKRVFDDIKLQGKVAVGLNPNIRFYRYTVGQRFGRHIDESVDLGGGQTTQYTLLIYLTGKSSNKDKSLQSLAGGETVFYDQGRGIVAEVAPVEGMALLHIHGHKCMLHEARTVMKNTKYVLRSDVVFA from the exons ATGGCGAGTCCCGGCGACAACGAGCACCAGTCGAAGAACCGGAAAAAGAAGGCGGCAATCGGGAAGGAAATAGGCGGGAGGTGGCCGCTTATCAAGCCGAAGAAGGATCTCCAGATCAACCGCCTCAAGGGCACCAATTTGTTCACG ATAGCAAACTTCTTCAGTAGCATTGAGTCAAAGGCCTACGTGGAAGCTGCAGAATCTTTTGGCTTTATTCACCAAGGAAGCCAGGGTCCAGCTAAAGGCGAAGCTTTTAGGGATAATGATCGCATGTCAGTTACTGATCCTTTACTCGCTGAAATCATTTGGCAATCAGGCTTGAAAAGAGTGTTTGATGATATCAAGCTCCAGGGGAAGGTTGCCGTCGGTCTGAATCCAAATATACGTTTTTACAG ATATACAGTGGGCCAAAGGTTTGGTAGGCATATCGACGAGAGCGTTGATCTCGGAGGAGGGCAAACAACCCAATATACCCTACTAATATATCTTACCGGAAAGAGCAGCAATAAGGATAAATCCCTGCAATCTTTGGCTGGAGGTGAAACTGTTTTCTATGATCAAGGAAGAGGGATTGTTGCAGAG GTCGCTCCAGTAGAAGGAATGGCACTTCTCCACATCCACGGACACAAGTGCATGCTCCATGAAGCTCGTACCGTAATGAAAAACACAAAATATGTATTGCGCTCGGATGTGGTCTTCGCTTGA
- the LOC122024518 gene encoding plant UBX domain-containing protein 10-like, whose amino-acid sequence MADGFEDKLGYFQAITGIEDPDLCTDILSAHNWDLELAIASITSNAPSSSSAAAAAANPFPAAASSSAPTPAVVAGPAPGIAWRIVTLPFYVVSGAVGLGFWIAGGVLNRTIGILGYLASPRGAEGDRLIPVSASTAEAGDFVAAFERDYPADTRPRFAAEGFMDALLRAQREFKLMLVYLHSPEHPDVPAFCEGTLCSPPVVAFLTENFVVWGGSIRREEGFKMSNSLKASRFPFCAIVMATDNQRIALLHQIEGPKPPEEMLTLLQRVFEECAPSLITARIESEERRNNQRLREEQDAAYRAALEADQARERRLKEEEDRLKREAEEAERKRKEEEEALARAAHEAAEKEAALTRRRQEKAMALGAEPDKGPNVTRVLVRFPTGERKERRFHCTTTISSLYDYVDSLGCLEAENYTLVSNFPRVTYGSEKHSLTLKEAGLHPQASLFVEIDS is encoded by the exons ATGGCGGATGGATTCGAGGACAAATTGGGCTACTTCCAGGCCATTACCGGCATCGAAGATCCCGATCTCTGCACCGATATCCTCTCCGCCCATAATTGGGATCTTGAGCTCGCCATCGCCTCTATCACATCCAATGCCCCATCCTCCTCATCTGCCGCCGCCGCAGCAGCAAATCCTTTCCCCGCCGCCGCTTCCTCCTCCGCCCCTACACCAGCCGTGGTCGCCGGCCCGGCTCCCGGCATCGCCTGGCGGATCGTCACCCTCCCTTTCTACGTCGTCTCCGGCGCCGTTGGCCTCGGTTTCTGGATCGCGGGCGGAGTCCTCAATCGCACCATCGGCATCCTCGGCTATCTTGCCTCGCCACGCGGCGCGGAGGGCGACCGCCTGATCCCCGTCTCGGCCTCCACGGCCGAGGCGGGGGACTTCGTCGCCGCCTTTGAGAGGGATTACCCTGCCGACACCAGGCCTCGCTTCGCTGCCGAGGGGTTCATGGACGCCCTACTGCGCGCACAGCGGGAATTCAAGCTGATGCTCGTGTACCTGCACTCTCCTGAACACCCGGATGTGCCGGCCTTCTGCGAGGGAACCCTGTGCTCGCCCCCAGTGGTTGCTTTTCTAACTGAAAATTTTGTGGTTTGGGGCGGGAGCATTAGGAGAGAGGAAGGATTTAAGATGAGTAATAGCCTCAAGGCTTCCCGCTTTCCATTCTGTGCCATAGTCATGGCCACCGACAACCAAAGGATTGCCCTCCTTCATCAG ATTGAGGGCCCCAAGCCACCTGAAGAAATGCTTACATTGCTTCAACGTGTATTTGAAGAATGTGCCCCATCATTAATTACTGCAAGGATAGAATCTGAAGAGCGGCGAAACAATCAGCGTTTACGAGAAGAGCAAGATGCTGCATATAGAGCAGCACTTGAAGCTGATCAA GCAAGAGAGCGTCGACTGAAAGAAGAGGAAGATAGGTTGAAGAGAGAGGCTGAAGAGGCTGAAAGGAagcgcaaggaagaagaagaggcctTGGCAAGAGCAGCTCATGAAGCTGCTGAAAAAGAAGCTGCTCTTACTAGAAGAcggcaagagaaagcaatggcaTTGGGTGCTGAACCTGACAAAGGGCCTAACGTTACACGA GTGCTTGTTCGATTCCCAACTGGAGAGCGCAAGGAGAGGAGGTTTCACTGTACCACAACAATCAGCTCTCTATACGACTATGTTGATTCCTTGGGATGCTTGGAAGCAGAAAACTACACCCTAGTTTCAAACTTTCCCCGTGTGACCTATGGCTCTGAAAAGCATTCGTTGACGCTAAAGGAAGCCGGCTTGCACCCACAGGCGAGCCTTTTCGTCGAGATTGACTCATGA